A section of the Acidobacterium capsulatum ATCC 51196 genome encodes:
- the nuoG gene encoding NADH-quinone oxidoreductase subunit NuoG: MADVTFTVDGKQLTAPKGTLLIEACRQAGIEIPAFCYYPGLSLQGACRMCVVRLEKVPKLQTACTTPVADGMVVTTESPEIAQARKATIELLLGNHPLDCPVCDAGGECELQDMTFKYGAHESKFVEIKQHREEQQWSPVVYFDRPRCILCYRCVRVCGEGMDVWALGIQNRGAGAVIAPNKQDHLECEECGMCIDICPVGALTSGTYRYKTRPWEMTHVSTVCTHCGDGCKTTLGVRRANDGMEIVRGDNRDKSGLNGDFLCIKGRYGFDFANREDRVTQPLVKQANGEFKAVSWEEALDFAGKKLREIRDTRGGKAMGVIGSSRITNEEAYLLQKFARTVLGTNHIDHHRTADYPSFVAALKANQKQEASIADFGAAPAILLLGNDPTEQHPLLAWQIRTNVRNNQARLYAVNHELIKLRRQSTSFLQIEQTQYAALVAYLGGNDAALAGNASASGFREALRKEESVVIAFGSEYRGRDIEALVALGASFPNVKFACLGDYANSRGAADMGLFPDLLPGYVPVSAAAHFAQEYGSALPAEAGMDIVQMFDAAERGDLAALYVASEDPVARYGVDPAALKNTFVVAQDMFLTATAKLADVVFPAANLYEKAGTATNTYGDLQLVKKAADRAGVRADFELTVRLAGHMGHDLKTLVPFGKGVRSDFGQTRGAQSGEADRHAVWLTAHHLEIKTSPFDPFAIFDEMQRLVPAYDVPRLDLLAGNSEHVKSDLVQIKTGASRRDLVLPANDTLFTSGTLGEYSTMLHSVMESKVQNPAETAAD; the protein is encoded by the coding sequence ATGGCTGACGTAACCTTTACCGTCGACGGCAAGCAACTTACGGCCCCCAAGGGCACGCTGCTGATTGAAGCCTGCCGTCAGGCGGGCATCGAAATTCCGGCTTTCTGCTACTACCCCGGCCTCTCGCTGCAGGGCGCCTGCCGCATGTGCGTGGTGCGCCTGGAGAAGGTGCCGAAGCTGCAGACGGCCTGCACGACTCCTGTAGCCGATGGCATGGTGGTGACCACCGAGAGCCCGGAGATCGCCCAGGCCCGCAAGGCTACGATCGAGTTGCTGCTGGGCAATCACCCGCTCGACTGCCCGGTGTGCGATGCCGGCGGCGAATGCGAACTGCAGGACATGACCTTCAAGTATGGGGCTCATGAATCGAAGTTCGTGGAGATCAAGCAGCATCGCGAAGAGCAGCAGTGGTCCCCGGTGGTCTACTTTGACCGTCCGCGCTGCATTCTCTGCTACCGCTGCGTGCGCGTCTGCGGCGAAGGCATGGATGTGTGGGCACTCGGCATTCAGAATCGCGGCGCCGGTGCGGTGATTGCGCCGAACAAGCAGGATCACCTGGAGTGCGAAGAGTGCGGCATGTGCATCGACATCTGCCCGGTCGGAGCACTGACATCAGGCACCTACCGCTACAAGACCCGCCCGTGGGAAATGACTCACGTGAGCACCGTCTGCACACACTGCGGCGACGGTTGCAAGACGACGCTGGGTGTGCGGCGCGCCAACGACGGCATGGAAATTGTGCGCGGCGACAACCGCGACAAGAGCGGATTGAACGGAGACTTTCTCTGCATCAAGGGCCGCTACGGCTTTGACTTTGCCAACCGCGAAGACCGCGTGACGCAGCCGCTGGTGAAGCAGGCGAATGGCGAATTCAAGGCAGTGAGCTGGGAAGAGGCACTGGACTTTGCCGGTAAGAAGCTGCGTGAGATTCGCGACACGCGCGGCGGCAAGGCGATGGGCGTGATCGGCTCGAGCCGCATCACGAACGAAGAAGCCTACCTGCTGCAGAAGTTTGCCCGCACGGTGCTCGGCACCAACCACATCGATCATCACCGCACGGCGGATTATCCGAGCTTTGTGGCTGCACTCAAGGCGAACCAGAAGCAGGAAGCCTCAATTGCGGACTTCGGCGCGGCTCCGGCAATTCTGCTCCTGGGCAACGATCCGACAGAGCAGCACCCGTTGCTGGCCTGGCAGATTCGTACCAACGTGCGGAATAATCAGGCCCGGCTCTATGCGGTGAATCATGAACTGATCAAGCTGCGCCGTCAGTCCACCAGCTTCCTGCAGATTGAGCAGACCCAGTATGCGGCTCTCGTTGCTTACCTGGGCGGCAATGATGCGGCCCTGGCCGGCAATGCCTCGGCGTCCGGCTTCCGCGAAGCGCTGCGCAAGGAAGAATCGGTCGTCATCGCATTCGGTTCGGAGTATCGCGGACGCGACATCGAAGCGCTGGTGGCGCTGGGCGCGAGCTTCCCGAATGTGAAGTTCGCCTGCCTGGGTGACTATGCCAACTCGCGTGGCGCGGCCGATATGGGTCTCTTCCCTGACCTGTTGCCGGGCTATGTGCCGGTGAGTGCCGCGGCACACTTTGCGCAGGAGTATGGCTCTGCCCTGCCGGCAGAGGCCGGTATGGATATCGTGCAGATGTTTGATGCTGCCGAGCGTGGCGATCTGGCGGCTCTGTATGTCGCAAGCGAAGATCCGGTGGCGCGGTACGGAGTGGATCCGGCTGCGCTCAAGAACACGTTCGTGGTGGCGCAGGACATGTTCCTGACCGCGACGGCGAAGCTGGCCGATGTGGTCTTCCCGGCAGCCAACCTGTATGAGAAGGCTGGCACGGCGACGAATACCTACGGCGATCTGCAACTGGTCAAGAAGGCAGCCGACCGCGCTGGTGTGCGCGCCGACTTTGAACTGACAGTGCGGTTGGCCGGGCACATGGGACATGACCTCAAGACTCTGGTGCCCTTCGGTAAAGGCGTGCGCTCTGACTTTGGCCAGACACGCGGCGCACAGTCCGGCGAAGCAGACCGTCACGCGGTCTGGCTGACGGCGCATCATCTGGAGATCAAGACGAGCCCGTTCGATCCGTTTGCGATCTTTGATGAAATGCAGCGACTGGTTCCGGCGTATGATGTGCCGCGCCTCGATCTGCTGGCGGGTAACAGCGAGCACGTGAAGTCGGACCTGGTGCAGATTAAGACCGGGGCCTCGCGGCGCGATCTGGTGCTGCCCGCCAATGACACGCTCTTCACCTCTGGAACGCTTGGCGAGTACAGCACGATGCTGCACTCGGTGATGGAATCGAAGGTACAAAACCCGGCGGAAACAGCCGCGGACTAA
- the nuoF gene encoding NADH-quinone oxidoreductase subunit NuoF, translating into MAYLTTHPDVVPVVSYRFGRGAVDIDRYIELEGYSSVRKCLEMEPDAIINEMKTSGLRGRGGAGFPTGMKWSFVPKQSAKPKYVLVNGDESEPGTCKDRLIFEHDPHSVIEGTMIAGLAIGAKMGFIYLRGEYRYLIQIMEKAVAAAYAKGFLGKGIFGSQHDFDVVVQTGAGAYEVGEESALMESLEGKRGVPRIKPPFPAVVGLYGGPTVINNAETLASVPHIFRIGAAEYAKYGTERNGGTRLFCISGHVEKPGVYELPMGYNLKKMIYEVAGGILGGKKLKAVVPGGSSVPVLLPDEIDIGMDFDQVAKAGSMLGSGGVVVLDESVCMVEFALRTIKFYRHESCGWCIPCREGTDWLQKSITRLHMGGAVDKDINNIQYIAENMLGRTFCPLGDAAAMPTIGFVKKFRKEFEDHLNGKGCPYHPAADYELATV; encoded by the coding sequence ATGGCTTATCTCACGACACATCCCGATGTTGTGCCGGTCGTCAGCTACCGCTTCGGCAGAGGCGCAGTCGATATTGATCGCTACATTGAGCTGGAGGGCTACTCCTCGGTGCGCAAGTGCCTGGAGATGGAACCGGACGCGATCATCAATGAAATGAAGACCTCCGGATTGCGCGGGCGCGGCGGCGCGGGCTTCCCCACCGGCATGAAGTGGTCGTTCGTCCCGAAGCAGTCGGCCAAGCCGAAGTATGTGCTGGTCAACGGCGACGAGAGCGAGCCGGGCACCTGCAAGGACCGTCTGATCTTTGAGCACGATCCGCACTCGGTGATTGAAGGCACCATGATCGCCGGCCTCGCGATTGGCGCGAAGATGGGCTTCATTTATCTGCGCGGCGAGTACCGTTACCTGATTCAGATCATGGAGAAGGCCGTCGCCGCTGCCTACGCCAAGGGTTTTCTGGGCAAGGGCATTTTCGGTAGCCAGCATGACTTTGACGTGGTGGTGCAGACCGGCGCCGGTGCCTATGAAGTGGGCGAAGAGTCGGCCCTGATGGAGTCGCTCGAAGGCAAGCGCGGCGTGCCCCGCATCAAACCGCCCTTCCCTGCCGTGGTGGGACTCTATGGCGGCCCCACCGTCATCAACAATGCGGAGACGCTGGCCAGCGTGCCGCACATCTTCCGCATCGGCGCGGCCGAGTATGCCAAGTACGGCACGGAACGCAACGGCGGCACCCGCCTGTTCTGCATCAGCGGACACGTGGAGAAGCCCGGTGTTTATGAGCTGCCCATGGGCTACAACCTCAAGAAGATGATTTATGAGGTTGCGGGCGGTATTCTCGGCGGCAAGAAGCTGAAGGCTGTGGTTCCGGGTGGATCCTCAGTGCCGGTGCTGCTGCCGGATGAAATCGACATCGGCATGGACTTTGACCAGGTGGCGAAGGCTGGATCGATGCTCGGTTCGGGCGGCGTGGTGGTGCTCGACGAGTCGGTCTGCATGGTCGAGTTTGCGCTGCGCACCATCAAGTTTTACCGGCATGAGAGCTGTGGCTGGTGCATTCCCTGCCGTGAGGGTACCGATTGGCTGCAGAAGTCGATCACGCGGTTGCACATGGGCGGGGCGGTCGATAAGGACATCAACAACATTCAATACATTGCGGAAAATATGCTGGGCCGCACCTTCTGCCCGCTCGGAGATGCGGCGGCAATGCCGACCATCGGCTTTGTGAAGAAGTTTCGCAAAGAGTTTGAAGATCACCTCAATGGCAAGGGCTGCCCTTATCACCCCGCAGCCGACTACGAACTGGCAACGGTTTAG
- the nuoE gene encoding complex I 24 kDa subunit family protein, whose translation MAAEKTTIFSPELAARFDRLVTLYPVKRSALIPMLLYAQDEVGYISDAVVAEVAERIGIAELDVRNVVSYYSLMRTKPVGKYHVQVCTNIACMLRGGNELLHHCSKRLGIGNKQTTADGVFSLEEVECIGACSWAPAVQVNYDFHENLTPELMDKVLDEYRAKASK comes from the coding sequence ATGGCAGCCGAAAAAACTACGATCTTCTCTCCTGAGCTGGCAGCTCGTTTTGACCGGCTGGTGACGCTCTATCCGGTGAAGCGCTCGGCCCTGATTCCCATGCTGCTCTACGCGCAGGACGAAGTCGGCTACATCTCGGATGCAGTGGTCGCCGAAGTGGCAGAGCGCATTGGCATCGCGGAACTCGATGTTCGCAATGTGGTCAGCTACTACTCCCTGATGCGGACCAAGCCGGTCGGCAAATATCATGTGCAGGTCTGCACCAATATTGCCTGCATGCTGCGCGGCGGCAATGAACTGCTGCACCACTGCAGCAAGCGGCTGGGCATCGGCAACAAGCAGACCACCGCGGATGGCGTGTTCTCGCTGGAAGAAGTGGAGTGCATCGGCGCATGCTCCTGGGCGCCGGCCGTGCAGGTGAACTACGACTTTCACGAAAATCTGACCCCTGAACTGATGGACAAGGTACTCGACGAGTACCGGGCGAAAGCGAGCAAGTAG
- the nuoD gene encoding NADH dehydrogenase (quinone) subunit D, translating to MVLNMGPQHPSTHGVLRVVLEIDGETVVRAVSDIGYLHTGIEKTCEAKFYQQVVPMTDRIDYLCPMTNNLTYCLAVEKLLQLEIPERGQWMRVLLNELTRLQSHLVWLGTHAMDIGALTVFLYCFREREEILRIFEMVSGQRMMTSYFRVGGLSLEPPLDFFPRVRKLLKVMPEKIDEYQNLLSGNPIWVNRLKGVGHLSAEQAVAFGVTGPALRASGVDWDLRRDMPYTGYEKFQFNVPTSTDGDVWARYWVRLQEMRESVKIAQQALDGMPEGPLNADAPKVVLPEREKMKTQMEALIYHFKIVTEGFAVPAGEVYQAVESPRGEMGYYVVSDGTAKPYRVHMRNPSFATLQALPAMCEGRLLADVIAVIGSIDIVLGEIDR from the coding sequence ATGGTCCTGAATATGGGCCCTCAGCACCCGTCCACGCACGGCGTGCTGCGCGTGGTGCTTGAGATCGACGGCGAAACGGTCGTCAGGGCCGTCAGCGATATCGGCTACCTGCATACCGGCATCGAGAAGACCTGCGAGGCGAAGTTTTACCAGCAGGTGGTGCCGATGACTGACCGCATCGACTACCTGTGCCCGATGACCAACAACCTGACCTACTGCCTCGCGGTCGAAAAGCTGCTGCAGCTTGAGATTCCCGAGCGCGGCCAGTGGATGCGCGTGCTGCTGAACGAGTTGACGCGCCTGCAGTCGCACCTGGTCTGGCTGGGCACGCACGCCATGGATATTGGCGCGCTGACGGTCTTCCTGTATTGCTTCCGCGAGCGTGAAGAGATTCTGCGCATCTTCGAGATGGTCTCCGGACAGCGCATGATGACCTCGTACTTCCGTGTGGGTGGTCTGTCGCTGGAGCCGCCGCTGGACTTCTTCCCCCGCGTGCGGAAGCTGCTCAAGGTGATGCCCGAGAAGATCGACGAATATCAGAATCTTCTCAGCGGTAATCCGATCTGGGTGAACCGCCTGAAGGGTGTGGGCCACCTCTCGGCCGAACAGGCCGTCGCCTTTGGCGTCACCGGCCCGGCGCTGCGCGCCTCGGGTGTGGATTGGGATCTGCGCCGCGACATGCCCTACACCGGCTATGAGAAGTTCCAGTTCAACGTGCCGACCTCGACCGACGGGGACGTGTGGGCACGGTACTGGGTTCGCCTGCAGGAGATGCGCGAGTCAGTGAAGATTGCGCAGCAGGCGCTCGATGGCATGCCCGAAGGCCCGCTGAATGCGGATGCGCCCAAGGTGGTGCTGCCCGAACGCGAAAAGATGAAGACGCAGATGGAAGCGCTCATCTATCACTTCAAGATTGTGACGGAAGGCTTCGCTGTTCCTGCTGGTGAGGTCTACCAGGCGGTGGAATCGCCGCGTGGCGAGATGGGCTATTACGTGGTGAGCGATGGTACGGCCAAGCCTTACCGCGTGCACATGCGCAACCCTTCCTTTGCCACGCTGCAGGCGCTGCCTGCAATGTGCGAAGGCCGCCTGCTGGCGGACGTGATTGCGGTGATTGGTTCGATCGATATCGTGCTGGGTGAAATTGACCGGTAA
- a CDS encoding NADH-quinone oxidoreductase subunit C, which translates to MSKEAVFEALKDNSAIQALESAAPGVITGAKYDRNELTLTIARDSIRRACEIVRAAGYNFFSDCTCVDWYPSEPRFQVTYHLLSHRLKQRVRLCVMVDSSDPSVESITSIWPAANYYEREVWDLFGVRFHGHPDLRRIMMPEEWEGHPLQKTYPVEGYR; encoded by the coding sequence ATGAGCAAGGAAGCAGTTTTTGAGGCGCTCAAGGACAACAGCGCTATCCAGGCGCTGGAAAGCGCCGCCCCCGGCGTCATTACCGGCGCAAAATATGACCGCAATGAGCTGACCCTCACGATTGCTCGCGACAGCATCCGCAGAGCTTGTGAGATTGTGCGCGCTGCCGGTTACAACTTCTTTTCCGACTGCACCTGCGTGGACTGGTACCCCTCCGAGCCGCGCTTCCAGGTGACCTATCACCTGCTCTCGCACCGGCTCAAGCAGCGGGTACGGCTGTGTGTCATGGTGGATAGCTCGGATCCCTCGGTGGAGAGCATCACTTCCATCTGGCCCGCCGCCAACTACTACGAACGCGAGGTCTGGGACCTCTTTGGCGTTCGCTTCCATGGCCACCCCGACCTGCGCCGCATCATGATGCCGGAAGAGTGGGAAGGCCATCCCCTGCAGAAGACGTACCCCGTGGAGGGCTACCGCTAA
- a CDS encoding NADH-quinone oxidoreductase subunit A, whose protein sequence is MQSHPYSWNYLPLLIQVVVAVGMGCSMATVSWLIGRHRNSKVKLAAYECGVPVEGDARGRFSVRFYMVAMLFILFDVEAVFMLPWAVIYRRLPAITGSRMFGFWEMVVYLGFVVIGIFYVWKKGILDWSADRSDL, encoded by the coding sequence ATGCAAAGTCATCCTTACAGTTGGAACTATCTCCCGCTCCTGATTCAGGTCGTCGTGGCCGTGGGCATGGGCTGCTCTATGGCGACGGTGTCATGGCTGATTGGCCGTCACCGGAACTCCAAGGTAAAGCTGGCTGCCTACGAGTGCGGCGTGCCCGTTGAGGGCGATGCTCGCGGCCGCTTCTCGGTGCGGTTCTACATGGTCGCGATGCTGTTCATTCTCTTCGACGTGGAAGCCGTGTTCATGCTGCCCTGGGCGGTGATTTATCGCCGTCTGCCAGCGATCACCGGCTCGCGCATGTTCGGCTTCTGGGAGATGGTGGTCTACCTCGGCTTCGTGGTAATCGGCATTTTTTATGTTTGGAAGAAGGGCATTCTGGACTGGTCCGCGGACCGCTCCGATCTGTAA